ATCCATTCAAACAGACATCTAGGGAACCTGATCCCAGGGAGGGACCCAGAACAGCATGGGCTACCAGAGGGGCCCCCAGAAGGGCCCCAgactggagggagggagagaggagaggtgaCTCTGAGGGAttgggggaaaggaggaggaagagtctCTGAGTTGTTACCATTTCCAGGAGGGTTGGTCAGGCCCTGCTCCAGCTCCATCCCCCTGGCCCTAGAATTGCTCTTCTGCAGATTATTTCTGTGCTGGAAATCCCCTTAGCTCCAGCCTCCACTGGGCAGTTTATTATCTTAATTCCCCATGAAGAGTGTCCTCTCTCACCCTCCATCCTGCCCTGGACCAGACCTCCAGCCATGACAATTCTAGGGCCTGGGTGAGGGTCTCACCGTTGTCGGGGGTATGCAAAGTCCCATGCAAGGGGGAGGACCCAGGGCAGAAGGCCAGGCCCCAGAGGGGAAGGAAGTCATGGGTAGagctccctgcctcctgggctgggcTAAGAAGGGAGATAAGAGGAGCAGATTAGGCAAGAGGAAGTggactgggctgagctgggctggtgCTGAACTCCCTGGGCCTAGGGCAGAGTGTGGGTCAGGcacctgagcagctggggctGAGCCTCGCTGACCAGAGCAGCCATCCCTCCGCCCCAGCCCTGCTGCAGGCTGGGATGCACAGCAGAGGCGGGCACCTGGAGGAGAGTGCggtggaggcaggggcaggggctgctTAGTGGGGGTCCAGGCCTCAGGCAGTCCCAGAGGTCCAGAGGTGGGAGTCTGGTGAGGTGGGTGAGGGAAGTGATTGCCTTGCCTAACGTgcccctcattttctttcttttttatttttttattttttttgagacggagtctcgctctgtcgcccaggctgcagtgcagtggcgcgatctcagctcattgcaagctccgcctcctggattcacgccattctcctgcctcagcctccggagtagctgggactacaggcaccgccggcacgcccggctaattttttgcatttttagtagagacggggtttcaccgtgttacccaggatggtctctatctcctgacctcgtgatccgcctgcctcggcctcccaaagtgccgggattacaggcgtgagccacggcgcccggcagGTGCACCTCATTTTCATGGGGAGGAAGCATTGAGAAAGAGGAGCCGTGTGTTCAGCAAACTTTGCTTATTCAAAACACTCCATTCTAGCTgggccctgtccccaccccaaccctgccTCAAAGGTGCTCCCCAGCCTCTGGGGTCAGATGCCCATGCTCTGGCCCCTGCCCCTGAGGAGGTCCTTTCTCCTAGTGAGCTCCCTGTGCCTTCCCTCAGTCCAGGCCTGGGCAGCAGTCTTCCCAGCCGGTCTCCATGTTGTCCTTCTCCAGCCCTCCTGGGCCAAATCTGCCCAGAGACCACCACAGGGACTGAGAGGCCCTGGCTCCAAGGCGACCCGGCCTCATGACCACGTCTCCCCTGTGAGCAGCGCAGAGAAGGAAGCCCAGAGCAGGAAGTGCTGAGAGGcacggggtgggggtggggatgggggcggGGGcttcctgcttcggcctccttgGGCAGAAGCAGTGACCACAGGCCCCCATGGCAGGCAGGGCGGGTGGTAGGAGGGTGATTTACAAGGCAGATGGGCCTCTGGCTAGAGCTCAGCCCTGCACTCAGCTAGGGCCACCCCAGGGGCTATAAGAGCAACTAGATTTCTGGAGCAGCTCGGGGATGGGTGCCATTTGAGCACAGCTTGGCTCCCCCTCCTGGCTGGCCTCCTTCCTGCCCTTCTTCTGCCTGCCTGTGTCTGCCCAGATTCTCCAAAGAGGAACGCTTGACACCATGTCTCTGCTCAACCCTGTCCTGCTGCCTCCCAAGGTGAAGGCCTATCTGAGCCAAGGGGAGCGCTTCATCAAATGGGATGATGTAAGTGGGGCACGGGCCTCAGCTGCTGGAGCACCCGGTGGTGGGGGCCGGGCTGCTAGGGGCCtttgctggggtgggaggattggtttATGTCTCCTAGGACCCAGGCACCTGTGTGGTTTGGCCAGGCAGCTGACACCACTGCTTGGATAAACAAACCTGGGGTTAAGGGTGTATGTCCCCAGCTGCAGGGCTAAGCCTTGGTTCTAGGTGTGAGAAGTGGGTGAGCTGCCTGGGTGGTCACTGGAGGTAGTTTATTTGGGTCTGCATCTCTGCTCCTTCAAACCCccaagagaagaggaggaaggtgcACCCCAGAGCTGAGGCAGGCCAGGAGGAGAGGTGAGCTCGTCCCCGCTCCCAGCACAGATGTCTTGCCCTTGCTCCGGCAGGGCGCTCAGACCCAGCTCCTTCACCCCCTCCACCGGGCATCATTCCATTCAAGGAAGCCTTGCTCTCCCCTGCCCTGCTGTGGGGGCAGCCACAAAAGGCCCCTGGACCTAAGTGAGAACTAGAGGCTTCTGCTCCCAGGGAAGGAACTGATTTGACTTCTGCTACCCCTTGCTGGGCTCAGCATTGCTCCCCGATGCAGGCCTGTCAGCAAGGGAAGGGGAAGGCATTGCTGCACCCTGCAGCCCTCTCTCTGCTGTGTCTGTTCCTTCCTACACGGGGCTGCTCCCAGCCTCTGGTTCTCCTGGCCCCTGAAAATGTTACCTTAGGCCAGGGATTCTCTTAGGCTGGAGAGAACAATATGGAGATCCTCCTTCAGGGAGGGGAGGCTGCTGGGCTGGCCCAGTCTGAGAGTTAGAGTGCTGGGCTTGTCCCAGGAAGGGAAATGAAGGCTCGGTGGGGGAGGGAAGACAGCCCTTAGTGCTGGCTTGTCCACCTGATGGGAGGTGGGATGAGGGGGTCTGGGTCTAGGCCCTTCGGGGCTGGGCTAGGCTGGAGGATCTCGCTGCCCATGACTATGGGTTGGGGCCCTGTGGTGAGATGCTTCCTGCTTCCCTAGGAGTGATGTGGGGTTGGTGTAGCATGGCAGTGTGACATGCCCCAGGAGCCTGTGGAATGAGGGAAGTGGCTCAGAATGAAAAGTGAAGTGGCCTCTCTCAGTTCCTCTGGGCAGTGTGTGTAACCTGACTGGGCAGAGGGTCACAGGGTGGCAGTGGAGGTGGGGGGTTGGCAGCCAGCAGAGACTGTTTGTCCTTCTTCCTAAGCTGGCACCTGTGTACCTGGCTGTTCCCTTACCCTCTCCAAGGTAGGGCATTGGATGTTCCCTGGATCCTGACCTGCACAAGCAAGAATGTCCCAAGCCTATCCACAGGCCCATGCTGCTGTGAGACAGGGCTCTGCTTTCGGGCTGCTTTCAGCCCAGTTAGTGGATGGCATGGGTGTGCTGTGCCATGTTGAATAAGCAGAATACATAGGATGTAACCAAATCCCACTTTATTTCATCTCCCGTGGCCTCTTTACAATATATTTGGTAGGAGAAGCTGTCCCCCTGGCCATGGAAAGAAACTCTGCAAGGCCACAAGACATTATATTTACTCTCAGGTAACACAGTCCAGTGGTCACTTTTCATCACAAAATCCAGTCCGATGTCAGAAATTGGCTATAGTCAAAACTCCAACCTTTATTTACATTGACATCTTCTACCCTTCTCCTTCTAGGAATGGTTTCAGGTAGGCTGCAGGCCCCATGGAAAGGGCCTTGGTGGGATTCCCTGCTGGTCCTGCTCAAGGCCcctctaggcatgagccacagggagggaggtgggaaagGGTTAACCAAGTTCTATTTAAATAGGTGCTGTCATAAATTGGCACATGCTTTCTGAGCCTGGCAGAAGCTTAAAGCTGATTCTTTCTCTGGAGGACATTTTTGAGGATTCTTGGGAGACCCTCCCCTTCGAATGGGAACCTCTTGCTTGAAGTCCCCCCAGCATTTCTATTTTAGGGGTCACTCACAACTATGTCTTCAGCCCCTTGTTACCACCTTCAGCTTCCTGTGGCTTTAGGCCCTTTGCCCCCACTCTCCCATGGGCCCACCCTGGACCCCAGCAAATACCCACGCATCCATTGTCCCAAGGGTGCAGGCTCGTCCGACAGGCCAGCACCCCCTGCTCTGCCTTGCAAAGTTAGCTTGCTGTAGTCCACTAGGTCTCCTGGGCAGGAGTCCGACCTCTGTCTGTTATGCCTACAACTTCAAGGAtcacaggggcctgttgtggggtggggggaaaggggagggagagcattaggacaaatacctaatgtatgtggggcttaaaacctagatgacaggttgacaggtacagcaaaccaccatggcacatgtatacaatgtaacaaacctacacattctgcacatgtatcccagaacttaaggtaaaaaaaaaaaaaagagatcacaaAAGCTCTCCAAGCAGAGCTGAAACCCCTCACTAGGCTTAAGGTGGGGGATCAGGCACACCAACTCTCCCTTGGGGAGGTAAGGGAATGGAGCTCCCAACACAGCTTTCTCAAAATTGGCTTCCccacaaaaattttctctttcccctctACTCTAACCACCTCTGCTCTGAGAACATTTTTTGGATCATTTACTTTGTAAATGCTGCACTTGGTCTGTTTTAGTATGTGGCAACTATTGTGCCTTGCTGGAAACCTTAATTTTAATATCTtgttatatacacatacaaagaCCATTAAACTAAAAGGTAGCCTATGTGCTCTGTCAGTGAGTGGAACAGGACTTTAGAAGgtgagttcattcattcattcattcatttgctcattcagcAAACACTACATTCAAGTGCCAAGCGCCAAGCACCAAGCTCAAGGTGTAGCGCAGGCTTGTTTTCCTGGAGTCCATGAGTCCCTGGGGATTTCCTAGGTGGGCTTGTAGGTCTGTGACTCACATCCCCCCGGTTACTATAGCACATTTCAGGAAGTGTTTTCAGAAGTTGGGGGGCTTGGGTTGTCCTTGAAGTTATTTCAAACAGAGGAGATTTGGGCACTTAGGTTTGGAGGTGGGAAGGCTTGGTATCTTTATGGGACAGTTGAATGGACAGGGTAGGAGGTATtcatggagggaaggaggggcatATGGGAAGTTAGGTTGCATCTGGATTGTGCAGGGCCTTGGATGCCGGTGCAGGAGTTTGGGCTCTTGGCTCTCGCTGTGTCAATCTCTCCTGGGTGGCAGTAGGGAGTCTCCCTCTATGAGGTGAGGTAGGGGCCAAGATCCTGTTTAGGGTCTAGAGGGAGAATGTCTATTTGGGCTTTAGAGGGGAAAACCCTTCTCTTCCAGAAATGGCATCCCCAATCCTCTGTCCCTCCCAGTGCTTAGCTCTAGACAACAAAAGGAAATGCCTTCAGATTTCTGGGATGGGCACCTCCTGGGAAGATAATGAGCTCTGAAACCCCTGGCCTGGACCAGGGAGGCTTGGCCTGAGGTCTCGGAACAGAGTGCTGGCTCCTTCTCTTTGCAGGAAACTACAGTTGCCTCTCCAGTTATCCTCCGTGTGGATCCTAAGGGCTACTACTTATACTGGACATATCAAAGTAAGGTGAGAAAACCCTTGTGTGCCATGGCCCTGGACTCCTGCTTATCACTGAGGCCAGGCACCCTCCTGGCTGCACCGAGGTGGAGGCATGGATGCTGGAGAGTACAGAATGGCCTGGAAGGGTGGCTCCAGGGGCTCCCCTGTGGGCAGGGGCTCTTTGCTCTGGAAAGGAGGTTGCAGTCACTCCAACCTGTGGCTACCTAAATGTTCCATCCTTAGCATCccttggggagagagagagacaggcgaAAGCGCTGCTGCTGAAGGCTGATGCTCTGCCTGTGGCTGTGGGTTGACTTGGGGCTCTGGGAGATGACAGATAGGCCCCAGCCGCTGGGCAGGAGGACGGCAAGCGGAAGCTGGGGAGGGTCCAGGATGGTGGAGGAGACACTGCAGGCTCCAGCTCCCTGCCAGGGAGGAATGgacagagggaaagggagggggatCTGCATGAGTAGAGAGAACCTGGGCCATAGGAAGGGAAGGTGGGGCCCAGGTGGCCCTGGGCAGCCTGGCATCTAGAGAGAGGTGTTGGCCAAGATTTGAAGGGTGTGGAAGCTCCCTTCTCCCTGTTGCTTATTCTTGACCTGGACTTTTTGTCCCACATCCCTTCTTTGCTCCTACCGGGATCCCCCCATCACCACCCCCAGGAGATGGAGTTTCTGGATATCACCAGCATCCGGGATACTCGCTTTGGGAAGTTTGCCAAGATGCCCAAGGTAGGTGTGTCCAGTAGCAGCCCAGGCTCAAGCACAGCTACTAGCTCCATGGGGCAAGGGCAGGGGTCCCTGTAGGGGTGGGAAGCCTGACTTCTGGAGCATGGGGAATGGTTCCTGGGCTGGGCAGCAAGGACTGTGGCCGGAAGCCAAGGAAGGGGAGCAGCGGCTCCTGGGCTCGCCTGGGCTCTGAGCTTCAGAACTGCGCACAGTGAGCTGAGAGGGCAGGGATCTGGGGGGAGGGGTCAGCTCCTGCCCCTAAAGCACCCCAGCCTGTCTGGGAGGGGTGGTttacacccccacccccagactaGTTTGCCTATATTTGCCTAATGCTGGTAGGAAAATTGGAGGAAGGGATTGGTGGGAAGCGCGGTTTCCTGAGACTGGGAGCTAAGAATCTGTCTTCAAACAAAAGTGGCAACCAACACGCACAGGACTCCCAGGCCCGCCTCCCTGCCCGCCATCTTGGCTAACCTTTTCCTCAgggcctccctctccttcccatccCAGCCACTGGAGTCAGGGACAGGAAGATGCTAAGGCCTGTGGTTCctgggatggggatggggttCTGCCCAGTGGGCCATAGCCCAAGTGGCTGAGGGGAGGGCCAGAGAGAGCCACACTGGGCAGGGAGGGAGCACACCTCCATCCTAACCATGCCACCACGTGCTGCAGAGTCAGAAGCTCCGGGAGGTCTTCAACATGGACTTTCCTGACAACAGCTTCCTGCTGAAGACACTCACAGTGGTGTCCGGCCCGGACATGGTGGACCTCACCTTCCACAACTTCGTCTCCTACAAGGAGAACGTGGGCAAGGTGTGCCAGGGAGCACCGGGCCTGGGTCTGGGCCCCTGGGATAACCTGGACTTCCTGAGAGACACAGGCCTGGGCGGGGATGCTCAGGAGCCTGACTGCTGCTCTCTGTGGTCCTGCAGGTCTGGGCTGAGGACGTACTGGCCCTAGTCAAGCATCCGCTGACAGCCAACGCCTCTCGCAGCACCTTCCTGGACAAGATGTAAGCGCCCCCTGCCTGGCCTGAGCCCTGGTGCTGAGCATGCCAGCCCTGGGCCTTGACGGGCTGCTTTCTGCCCCCCAGCCTTGTGAAGCTCAAGATGCAGCTCAATTCTGAAGGGAAGATTCCGGTGAAGAAGTGagccccccaacccctccccagGCTTCCAGGGGCTCCCCAAAGCATTTGTTTTCAGGCCTGACTCCTCTCTCTACCTGGTACCTTTCTCTGCCCCTTCAGCTTTTTCCAGATGTTTCCTGCTGACCGTAAGCGGGTGGAAGCTGCTCTCAGTGCCTGCCACCTCCCCAAAGGCAAAGTGAGTGGATCTGCACCCCTGCCCATCCCCCAGTATTCTTGTCCCCACCAGAAAGCAACTTGGCCAGGAATGATGGGTGGGGGAGCAGAGGTGACATCACAGCCCCAGCCAAGAGCCTGGAGAGCCAATCAACCCTGGAGCTGCTGGTTACTGACACTAGGCACAGGGGTGGAGCCAGGGCAAGGGGGTGAGACACTGAGCTCCAAGCAGGTTTTTCTGTATCCCCTACCCTGGGTGGTGGGGGCGCTGGGGCTGTGGTTGATGGACTGTGTTCAGGGCAGGCAGCAGAAACGGCGTGCATTCCCAGTCTAGTGTTGGGAATGGGAGCTGAGCGTGAATATTTTCAGCCTGGAGGAACGAGATAAGGTCGGCAGTGGCAGGCAGCAGTCTGCAAGGATCTGGAAGTCTGCAGGGTGTTGAGGGAGAGGAACTGAACCAAAGGCGGAAGCTGCCAAGATGCAGACTTCTGCTCTGtacagaaaagcatttttttccctgtctttttagttaagtaattaatttttaattacaagTTGTAATCAGTGTCACCCCATGAGGCAACTTATGTGAATTACTAAAAGGAGCCCTCTGGGCTGGTATGGCCCTGAGCTAGGGTTCAAGCCTGGCTAATGGAGCAAATCTCAGCCCCTGTGCCTGCTTGGCCAGTGCTCTTGTGTGGGTCCCAACCTATACCCCATGGAGTATTTTCTCCTGGTAAGAAATTGgaacattataaataaataaaactatgacCCCCATTGATCACCTGCCCACATGAATCCCAGGAGGAGCATTTACCCCACAGCCACAGCTCTGCAGAGTTGGTGACTCCTTGATGCAGTCAGTCACAGGGATCCAAATGTGGCGTTGGGGAGAGGTAGGAATGGGCTCCTCCAGCTCCCCTACAGCCAGCAACACTTACCTGTGGTCAGCACATAtccaccctccctctctcctgccgcctGAGCTCCTCTGGCTAAGTCCTCCTTATCTATCTGCTTTCCTTCTGTCTTAGGAGAGGCTACTGACCCAACTTTGCTTGGAGCTGAAGCTCCAGAGACAGGATGGGTTTGGGGAGATCCAGTTAGACTCTCCTGCTCAGACCCTCTGCTCCAAACTAAGACTGATGTTGGCCTTCCAGTGTGATTCTGAAagacatttaatgtttttttggggggggaagGAATGCAAAGGTGCAGAATCCCTGAATACCACAAATGTACTTTTCGTTTCtatttctatagatttgcctattctggtggtaaagtaaatgaaatcataaatatGTGCTCTTCGATGTCAGGCTTTATTCATTTgtcataatgttttcaaggtttatccatgttgtagcatgcatgagtacttcattcctttttaccgcctagtaatattccattgtatggatataccacattttgttcatctgtTTATCAGTTGGTAGATGTTTGGGTTTTTCGTACTTTTTggttatgaatattcatgtacatgattttgtgtgaacatgtgtaaattctcttgggtatatacccaggggtggaattgttgggtcatgtGGTCactctatatttaacattttgagaaaccgctcaactgttttctaaagtgagaGCATTGTgtagggatttatttatttatttctgagacagagtctcactctgttgcccaggctggagtgcagtggtgcgatctcagctcactgcaacctctgcctcccaggttcaagcgattctcctgcctcagcctcctaagtagctgggattacaagcatgtgccaccatgctaggctaatttttgtatttttagtagagatggggtttcaccatattggccaggctggtctcgaactcctgacctcaggtgatccaccctcctcggcctcccaaagtgctgtgtgGGGTTTTAGGTTAGTCACATCCCGCTAACACTTGCGATTGTCTGTTTTTAgttttagccatcctagtgggagtggtatctcattgtggttttgacttgcgtTTCTCTAACTACaaatgatattgagcaccttttctgtgtttattggtcacttatatatcttctttggagaaatacctgTCCAAATCCATTGTCCATCTTtcaattgggttgtctttttgttgacTTATCTCTTatctgatttgcaaatattttatcccattctgcgGGTTacctttttcactttcttgatggtgtcctttgaagcacaaaagtttttaattttgatgacgtttaatttatctttctttgtccCCGTGCTTTTGGTGTCTCCAaatattattgttgaattgtccTCCTTtcaattctatcagtttttgttttttatattatggggttctgttgttaggtgcatatatgtttatattcaaaTTGCTTCTTTTTGAATATTTGTCCTCCACTTAAAAAAGACAGCCTACTAGCCTGGCAAGCAGCACCATTTCTTCTGACCTCTTTTCTACCTCATTCTGGTCATTCTTAGTTCTGATCCTGCCCCAGCTGATGGAATAGCCACTGTACAAAATCAGGGTCAGAGCAAACCAGCTAAGCACACTCTCTGCTCAGCAACCAGGGCCTTGAGAAGTGGGTGCTTGGGTGTCCTTGAAGTTCTTCTGTCTGCCTTGAGCCCACCTTCTGACCAGGTCCCCTTGACCAGGGCTGGGCCGAGTTTGCGGTTCTTAGCTCTGAGAAGGTGAGGGCAGGGGCAATAAGGTTACTATGCCCCCAGAATGACGCCATCAATCCTGAGGACTTCCCAGAACCTGTCTACAAGAGTTTCCTCATGAGCCTCTGTCCTCGGCCAGAAATAGATGAGATCTTCACTTCTTAGTGAGTTTCTTGGGTTGTGCTGGTCATGGGAAAAGGGTGGTGGCTAACaatcccctcctcccacctgccATGGTGGGAATCAGGAGGCTTCACTGGACAAGGGGGTTGTCTAAGCCTCCAGGCCCAAGGGATATGGATCTGTGCTCTTCTCTCTGGCCTGAAGCCATGCTAAGGCCAAACCCTACATGACGAAGGAGCACCTGACCAAATTCATCAACCAGAAACAGCGGGACTCCCGGCTTAACTCCCTGCTGTTCCCGCCAGCACGGCCTGACCAGGTGCAGGGCCTCATCGACAAGTATGAGCCCAGTGGCATCAATGTGCAGAGGGGTGAGGACTAAGGGAACCCCTCGTCCCCTGTGGTCCTGTCCTGCCTTGGCAGCGGGGCTGCAGCCCTGACAGCTATCTCCTGTCCCCCAGGCCAGCTGTCACCTGAAGGCATGGTCTGGTTTCTTTGTGGGCCAGAGAACAGCGTGCTGGCCCAGGACAAGCTGCTGCTCCACCATGACATGACGCAGCCACTCAATCATTACTTCATCAACTCGTCCCACAACACCTACCTGACAGGTGGGCCCTGATAACCTCGGTGCCAACCTCTGCTTTCACAGGGGTTCCCTGCATCCTCCATAGGGGTTGCCCACGTGCTGCTGGCCCTGAGAATAACACAGACCATGATGGAGTGGCGGTGGGGGCAGAGCTGGGCTGCCTTTGGGTGATGCCCTCACCTCTTTGCCATCCTCTGGCTCAGCCGGCCAGTTCTCAGGCGTCTCCTCGGCTGAGATGTACCGCCAGGTGCTGCTCTCTGGCTGCCGTTGTGTGGAGCTAGACTGCTGGAAGGGGAAACCCCCTGACGAGGAGCCCATTATCACCCATGGCTTCACCATGACTACAGACATCTTCTTCAAAGTGAGACCCTGGGCACAGAGGCTGGTGGCAGTGGCAGTAGGGAAGGGCTCTGGGCCAGAAGCTTTGAGGAGTTGGAGGGCTGAAGCTAGAGAGGAGGAATGGCTGGAAGGCCTCAGACCAGTGGGGACCTCAGGGATTGGGGGCCAATGGCGGCCATCCAGTTTTATGTGTGTATTGAAACTAGGCAGGGGAGAAAAGTGCTATCACAGGACAGGCAGTCAGAACGCTGACCTTCTATTCATGGAGTCTCCTTCTCCTCCAGGAAGCAATTGAGGCTATTGCAGAAAGTGCCTTTAAGACCTCCCCCTATCCCATCATCCTGTCGTTTGAGAACCATGTGGACTCGTGCGTATCCAGGCCCATTCAGCCACATTCTCACCCAGTCCCCAGTCTCCTGCCTGCGACTGTCCTCCCCGCAACTGCCCCAGCCTCTAGCCATTGCCTACAGCATCTCCCATGTCTCAGTATAATCTCCCTAAGGCCCCATGTTCTCCTGCTCAAGTCTCAGCCTCCCTGACCTCTTGGCCCCTGATCTGGGTCATCAAGGGCACAAAAGGATGCATAATAGGGTTGGTGCTGAGCGGCTGAACCCCATCCCCACTTTTGCTCCCTGCAGACCCCGCCAGCAGGCTAAGATGGCTGAGTATTGCCGGACGATCTTTGGGGATATGCTGCTCACAGAGCCCCTGGAAAAGTTCCCAGTGAGTGGGCTTCGCTGTGGGACATTTGGGCCTTGGGCCTGGGAACCTGGGGCAGGGTGAAAACCAGGTTAGGGAGACACTTCCATAGGATGCTAGGGTTCACTTGGTTAGATGTGGGTCTGGGATCCTGTcacctaccatgtgtcaggcactgtgctgggcttcGGAGTATGCTAGTGACAAAGACACAGTCCCTACCCTCAGGTGTATTACCCTCTAGTGAGGAGACAGACAAGTAACCAGGCCATTACAACCCAGTGGTTATGGGAGCACCTGGGGAGTTCTGATCTGGTCTTggggatcagggaaggcttcctagaggaagtGATGGACAGGGCTCCTAGAGTAGCCTGTTAGGTCCTCCTGGTGCAGATGGCCTTGGGCCAGGGTCCCATACTCAGGGACAGCTACAACAAGCGCCAGATGAGCCGCATTTACTCCAAGGGATAAGCTGAATTTATCTCAGTGAGAATGGGGATGACAAGCCGTAGTGAGAGGCGGGTCAAGAGGAGTGGGGGAGGCCGAGGGAGCATGCTTGGTATTAAGGAGCTCAGCCTATGCCATGAAGGTGAGAAGATGGTGCTGACCTGCTCTCCACTCCATAGCTGAAACCAGGTGTCCCCCTGCCCAGCCCTGAGGATCTCAGGGGCAAGATCCTCATCAAGAACAAGAAGAACCAGTTTTCTGGCCCCACCTCCTCCAGTAAGGATCctggtggggaggctgagggcagcgGCCCACCCAGTGCCCCTGCAGGTGAGGGCACAGGTGAGTCAGGGAGGACTATGGCGGGGGTATTAGGAGCATCTGGAACAGGAGAGGGGCTGGACCTGGAGGAGCCATGCAGGAGCCAGTGCCGACAGAGCTGTGTGTGGCAGTGTGGGCTGGCGAGGAAGGGActgagctggaggaggaggaggtggaagaggaagaggacgAGGAGTCAGGAAACCTGGACGAAGAAGAGATTAAGAAGATGCAGTCGGATGAGGTGTGTAGGGGTAGCCCCGGACCCCTCTGTGTCATCCTCCACCGCTGAGCCCCCTGGATGGGGGCCTTGGGCCACATTCCTGGGCTCTGCACCATCCTCCTCTTCTttgccctcccctctcctccttagGGCACAGCGGGCCTGGAAGTGACGGCTTATGAGGAGATGTCCAGCCTAGTCAATTACATCCAGCCCACCAAGTTCATCTCCTTTGAGTTCTCTGCCCGTAAGTTAGCATGAGTAACTTATGGGTGGGTAAGAATAAGGGGGATCTCCCCCTTCCTTGGACTTGGGGCCCTGCCTATAAATATCCAGCC
This window of the Nomascus leucogenys isolate Asia chromosome 6, Asia_NLE_v1, whole genome shotgun sequence genome carries:
- the PLCB2 gene encoding 1-phosphatidylinositol 4,5-bisphosphate phosphodiesterase beta-2 isoform X6; this translates as MSLLNPVLLPPKVKAYLSQGERFIKWDDETTVASPVILRVDPKGYYLYWTYQSKEMEFLDITSIRDTRFGKFAKMPKSQKLREVFNMDFPDNSFLLKTLTVVSGPDMVDLTFHNFVSYKENVGKVWAEDVLALVKHPLTANASRSTFLDKILVKLKMQLNSEGKIPVKNFFQMFPADRKRVEAALSACHLPKGKNDAINPEDFPEPVYKSFLMSLCPRPEIDEIFTSYLQAQGIWICALLSGLKPC
- the PLCB2 gene encoding 1-phosphatidylinositol 4,5-bisphosphate phosphodiesterase beta-2 isoform X7, producing MSLLNPVLLPPKVKAYLSQGERFIKWDDETTVASPVILRVDPKGYYLYWTYQSKEMEFLDITSIRDTRFGKFAKMPKSQKLREVFNMDFPDNSFLLKTLTVVSGPDMVDLTFHNFVSYKENVGKVWAEDVLALVKHPLTANASRSTFLDKILVKLKMQLNSEGKIPVKNFFQMFPADRKRVEAALSACHLPKGKPGGTR